Proteins encoded in a region of the Gammaproteobacteria bacterium genome:
- a CDS encoding DegQ family serine endoprotease, protein MFLIHRRHLKMIAPIGLFLLAFGLQACSREQQSQSTVQTPAQPAVTQTAPAATAAPSTPARLPNFTGLVEKAAPAVVSITGVRTLKDNGMAEHLFPQLPPDSPFRQFFKHFFGPQGPSGPPQNAKERILGSGFIISSDGYIVTNRHVVVGDSDLKVRLHDRRVFDAKVIGMDKRSDIALVKIDAKDLPTLTLGDSAKLKVGQWVLAIGSPFGFDYSASQGIISALSRNLPDENYVPFIQTDAAVNPGNSGGPLLDLSGQVIGVNSQIFTKSGGFMGLSFAIPINVVKDVIAQLKAHGKVSYGYLGVLIQDMTDALAKSFGLSQPEGALVAKVEPKSPAAEAGVKPGDIITEFDGHPVHDASDLPPLVGSTAVGKQVPLVVLRDGKHLTLHVTIAALKEPKKVEESSAGNGSAHHGRLGVAVQDMSARQRESAGVGDRGVRIVSVDGNTPAAQAGLQPGDIILSFNRHDVSDSESFARLVREAPAGRPIPLLVQRGKQPMYLAVTLPAK, encoded by the coding sequence ATGTTCTTGATTCACAGACGCCACCTCAAGATGATCGCCCCCATCGGGCTCTTTTTGCTCGCCTTTGGCCTGCAGGCCTGTTCACGCGAACAGCAGTCGCAGTCCACGGTGCAGACCCCCGCCCAGCCCGCGGTGACCCAAACCGCCCCGGCCGCCACCGCAGCCCCGTCCACGCCCGCACGGCTGCCCAACTTCACGGGCCTGGTCGAAAAGGCCGCCCCGGCCGTGGTGAGTATCACCGGGGTGCGCACCCTCAAAGACAACGGCATGGCGGAACACCTGTTCCCCCAGCTGCCGCCGGACAGCCCGTTTCGCCAGTTCTTCAAACACTTCTTCGGTCCGCAGGGCCCCTCCGGCCCGCCGCAGAACGCCAAGGAACGCATCCTCGGTTCCGGCTTCATCATTTCGTCCGACGGCTACATCGTGACCAACCGCCACGTCGTGGTGGGTGACAGCGACCTCAAGGTGCGCCTGCATGACCGGCGCGTGTTCGATGCCAAGGTCATCGGCATGGACAAACGCAGCGATATCGCCCTGGTCAAGATCGATGCCAAGGACCTGCCCACCCTCACGCTCGGCGACTCCGCCAAGCTCAAGGTCGGCCAGTGGGTGCTGGCCATCGGCAGCCCGTTTGGATTCGACTACAGCGCGAGCCAGGGCATCATCAGCGCCCTGTCACGCAACCTGCCTGATGAAAACTACGTACCCTTCATCCAGACCGACGCCGCCGTGAACCCCGGCAACTCGGGCGGCCCGCTGCTGGACCTCTCGGGCCAGGTCATCGGGGTCAATTCCCAGATCTTCACCAAGTCCGGCGGCTTCATGGGCCTGTCCTTCGCCATCCCGATCAACGTGGTGAAGGACGTCATCGCCCAGCTCAAGGCGCACGGCAAGGTCAGCTACGGCTACCTCGGTGTGCTGATCCAGGACATGACCGACGCGCTCGCCAAATCCTTCGGGCTGTCCCAACCGGAAGGGGCGCTGGTCGCCAAGGTCGAACCCAAAAGCCCGGCGGCCGAGGCCGGCGTCAAACCCGGCGACATCATCACCGAGTTTGACGGCCATCCCGTCCACGATGCTTCGGACCTGCCCCCGCTGGTCGGCTCCACCGCGGTGGGCAAGCAGGTGCCGCTGGTCGTCCTGCGCGACGGCAAGCACCTGACCCTGCATGTCACCATTGCCGCCCTCAAGGAGCCCAAGAAGGTCGAGGAATCCTCCGCGGGCAACGGCTCCGCCCATCACGGCCGGCTCGGCGTCGCCGTGCAGGACATGAGCGCCCGGCAGCGGGAATCGGCCGGCGTGGGCGACCGCGGCGTGCGCATCGTCTCCGTCGACGGCAACACCCCGGCGGCCCAGGCCGGTCTCCAGCCCGGCGACATCATCCTGAGCTTCAATCGGCATGACGTCAGCGACAGCGAATCCTTCGCCAGACTGGTTCGCGAAGCACCGGCCGGACGCCCCATCCCCCTGCTCGTCCAGCGCGGCAAGCAGCCCATGTATCTGGCCGTCACCCTGCCGGCCAAATAA
- a CDS encoding sigma-70 family RNA polymerase sigma factor, whose product MTLLYDLLDPTRNLKKRLGEERGRLFRMAYAWCCESALADDLVQETMTKALQNIHQLRDPERLQSWLYAILHNCWRSYLRQLRPQGSLDEEVLCCEDCPERENDRQQIISTVRNAIAKLPLGQREVVTLVDLNGFTYAEVAEILEMPIGTVMSRLSRARRSLQSTLASVYEESVPVTSRIRRIK is encoded by the coding sequence ATGACATTACTCTATGACCTGCTCGATCCCACCCGAAACCTTAAAAAACGGCTGGGTGAGGAGCGAGGGAGACTGTTTCGCATGGCCTATGCGTGGTGTTGCGAATCGGCCCTGGCCGACGACCTCGTCCAGGAGACCATGACCAAGGCGCTGCAGAATATCCACCAGCTGCGCGATCCGGAGCGGCTGCAGAGCTGGCTGTATGCCATTTTGCACAACTGCTGGCGCTCGTATCTGCGTCAGCTTCGACCGCAGGGTTCGCTGGACGAGGAAGTCCTTTGCTGTGAAGACTGCCCCGAGCGGGAAAACGACCGCCAGCAGATCATCAGCACCGTCCGCAACGCCATTGCCAAGCTGCCGCTGGGGCAGCGCGAGGTGGTCACCCTGGTCGATCTCAACGGCTTCACCTACGCGGAAGTCGCCGAGATACTGGAAATGCCCATCGGTACTGTGATGAGCCGGCTGAGCCGCGCCCGCCGCAGTCTGCAGTCGACGCTTGCCAGCGTCTATGAAGAATCCGTGCCCGTCACGAGCCGGATCAGGAGGATCAAATGA
- a CDS encoding TolC family protein: MRTKTLGIALLISSLLGATLPAFAGPVMGKPEPGQPEVDRSLTLSQLVEETYARLPNNITVEALATQTKALQRLGRGWFGNAPSAYGSYRSDQPYKDTGTVEGELGVDLPLPNWGQRSAAKQMANEAAQVQTARTRALRLNVAGLVREAIWNLRLAQNRFHFAEDSLEASQKLFDSVQKRVAKGDLARSNQLLAKTDLLQKKGEYTRSEAILKQAEATFENLTGRKLPPAGARETQSTIDRITPEHPLLATARAQLGLDTARLKWTRAKGAGNAVLGLGIRRDRADRQLPYDNSALITLSIPFATGAYSAPGIAEANMARSEAAVHYRHLEHTLELGLIHARQTVTADRAELDAARERAQLATEYLDMNRKAFSAGEIDLFTLLRIQSETQAARLEAGQRAILLRRDTARYNQASGVLP; encoded by the coding sequence ATGAGAACAAAAACGCTCGGGATCGCCCTGCTTATTTCCTCTTTGCTTGGTGCGACCCTGCCAGCCTTCGCCGGCCCCGTCATGGGCAAGCCGGAACCCGGCCAGCCTGAGGTGGACCGCTCCCTCACCCTGTCTCAATTGGTGGAGGAGACCTACGCCCGCCTGCCGAACAACATCACGGTCGAGGCCCTGGCGACCCAGACCAAGGCGTTGCAGCGCCTGGGCCGCGGCTGGTTCGGCAACGCCCCTTCGGCCTACGGCAGCTACCGCAGCGACCAGCCCTACAAGGACACCGGCACGGTGGAAGGCGAGTTGGGGGTCGATCTGCCGCTGCCGAACTGGGGCCAGCGCAGCGCAGCCAAACAAATGGCCAACGAAGCCGCCCAGGTGCAGACGGCCCGCACCCGGGCATTGCGCCTGAACGTTGCCGGACTGGTCCGTGAAGCCATCTGGAATCTGCGCCTCGCCCAGAACCGTTTCCACTTCGCCGAAGACAGCCTCGAGGCCTCTCAGAAACTGTTCGATTCGGTGCAAAAGCGCGTGGCCAAGGGCGACCTGGCCCGCTCCAACCAGCTGCTGGCCAAGACCGACCTGCTGCAGAAAAAAGGCGAGTACACCCGCTCCGAGGCCATCCTGAAACAGGCCGAGGCCACCTTCGAAAACCTGACCGGACGCAAGCTGCCCCCAGCCGGCGCACGCGAGACGCAGAGCACGATCGACCGCATCACGCCCGAACATCCGTTGCTGGCGACGGCCCGGGCCCAGCTCGGGCTCGATACCGCCCGCCTGAAATGGACCCGCGCCAAGGGCGCCGGCAACGCCGTTCTGGGGCTCGGCATCCGGCGCGACCGCGCGGACCGCCAACTGCCCTATGACAACAGCGCCCTGATCACCCTGAGCATTCCGTTCGCCACCGGCGCGTATTCCGCGCCGGGCATCGCCGAGGCCAACATGGCCCGCAGCGAAGCCGCGGTCCATTACCGCCATCTCGAACACACCCTCGAGCTGGGTCTGATCCATGCGCGGCAAACCGTTACCGCCGATCGCGCCGAGCTGGACGCGGCGCGCGAACGCGCCCAGCTCGCCACCGAGTATCTCGACATGAACCGCAAGGCCTTCTCGGCCGGCGAGATCGATCTGTTCACCCTGCTGCGCATTCAGAGTGAAACGCAGGCTGCCCGTCTGGAGGCGGGTCAGCGCGCCATTCTGCTGCGTCGTGACACGGCCCGTTACAACCAGGCATCAGGAGTCCTCCCATGA
- a CDS encoding DsrE family protein, which produces MRRSIYPFLAALCLCVFAVGVPLRSFAASTVQMPPIENKPFAKHHIVLQLSDRDPFKQTLVLNVAKNLANYYGPDNVDIEIVAFGPGLKLLLADNVNKGRIANLVASDDIRFSACNNTLHAFTKKLGYKPKLNPHAVVVPAGAARIIDLEQHGYTLIKP; this is translated from the coding sequence ATGAGGCGTTCCATTTATCCTTTCCTGGCCGCACTGTGCCTGTGTGTATTCGCTGTCGGCGTACCGCTGCGAAGCTTCGCGGCAAGCACCGTGCAGATGCCGCCGATCGAGAACAAACCCTTCGCCAAGCACCATATCGTTCTGCAGCTCAGCGACCGCGATCCCTTCAAGCAGACGCTGGTGCTCAACGTCGCCAAGAACCTGGCCAACTACTACGGTCCGGACAATGTCGACATCGAGATCGTCGCATTCGGTCCCGGCCTCAAGCTGCTGCTGGCCGACAACGTCAACAAGGGTCGCATCGCGAACCTCGTGGCGAGCGACGATATCCGTTTCAGTGCCTGCAACAACACCCTGCACGCCTTCACCAAAAAGCTCGGCTACAAGCCCAAGCTGAATCCGCATGCCGTGGTCGTGCCCGCCGGTGCGGCACGCATCATCGATCTGGAACAGCACGGCTACACCCTGATCAAGCCCTGA
- a CDS encoding efflux RND transporter periplasmic adaptor subunit, which produces MNRLHLAAALIAVTVILSPAARSAAAEPVKLSESQLAQLEVKTVAPKPVTDVPLPGAPARVQVPPQAERVVAAPRAGLITEVRVAEGQSVKQGQVLGGIESPGVLALQRDYLDALSAYHLAKAQYTRDQDLFKDGIIAERRMQETEQAYREKQNALAAARQLLMGAGFTKTDISRLANTQRMSPILEVRAPIDGVVLKRMISPGERVNDQQPLYHIADISTLWLDISLPAEQLAGVRADLPVTVPGCAVPARVILVGAVVDPTNQTIMVRAALDKPCDLLRPGQVVQAQIYSHRDQPVLSVPQQAVVTNAGKDWVFVREGKGYAAQQVHLITRANDQAFIESGLDPKAQVAVTEIATLKAAWVGMGGE; this is translated from the coding sequence ATGAACCGTTTACATCTCGCCGCGGCGCTGATCGCCGTCACGGTGATCCTCAGCCCCGCCGCGCGCAGCGCGGCCGCCGAACCGGTCAAGCTCAGCGAATCCCAGCTGGCCCAGCTCGAGGTCAAGACCGTCGCGCCCAAACCGGTCACCGACGTACCGCTGCCGGGCGCACCGGCACGAGTGCAGGTTCCCCCGCAGGCCGAGCGCGTGGTGGCCGCCCCGCGGGCCGGATTGATTACCGAAGTCCGCGTGGCCGAAGGCCAGAGCGTGAAACAGGGCCAGGTGCTGGGCGGCATCGAGAGCCCGGGGGTACTGGCCCTGCAGCGTGATTACCTGGACGCCCTGTCCGCCTACCATCTGGCCAAGGCGCAGTACACCCGCGACCAGGATCTGTTCAAGGACGGCATCATCGCCGAACGGCGCATGCAGGAAACCGAACAGGCCTACCGCGAGAAACAGAACGCTCTCGCCGCCGCCCGCCAGTTGCTGATGGGTGCTGGTTTCACCAAGACCGACATCAGCCGGCTGGCGAATACCCAGCGCATGTCGCCGATTCTCGAGGTACGCGCACCCATCGACGGGGTGGTGCTCAAACGCATGATCTCGCCGGGCGAGCGCGTCAACGATCAGCAGCCGCTGTACCACATCGCGGATATCTCCACCCTGTGGCTGGATATCTCCCTGCCGGCCGAACAGCTCGCCGGTGTGCGGGCCGACCTGCCGGTCACGGTGCCCGGTTGCGCGGTTCCCGCCCGCGTCATCCTGGTCGGCGCGGTGGTGGATCCGACCAACCAGACCATCATGGTCCGCGCCGCGCTGGACAAGCCCTGCGACCTGCTGCGTCCGGGGCAGGTGGTTCAGGCGCAGATCTACAGCCATCGCGACCAGCCGGTGCTGAGCGTGCCGCAGCAGGCCGTGGTCACCAATGCCGGCAAGGACTGGGTGTTCGTACGCGAAGGCAAGGGCTATGCAGCACAGCAGGTCCACCTGATCACCCGCGCCAATGACCAGGCATTTATCGAATCCGGACTTGATCCCAAGGCCCAGGTCGCCGTGACTGAAATCGCCACCCTCAAGGCTGCCTGGGTAGGGATGGGAGGCGAATAA